From the genome of Halomonas sp. I5-271120, one region includes:
- the yihA gene encoding ribosome biogenesis GTP-binding protein YihA/YsxC, giving the protein MPRLNYQTARFLTSAPTLAKCPPDLGVEVAFAGRSNAGKSSAINALTQQKALARTSKTPGRTQLINFFGLANGEECRLVDLPGYGYAKVPEQVKLEWQRHLAEYLQERESLRGLVLLMDVRHPLTEFDEMMLGWADDKNMAVRILLTKADKLKPGAAKNALHNVRGRLREWEDLVSVQLFSALKRQGVDEVHRQLDDWLLGDEAS; this is encoded by the coding sequence ATGCCGCGTCTCAATTATCAGACTGCCCGTTTCCTCACCAGTGCGCCGACGCTTGCCAAGTGCCCGCCGGACCTGGGCGTTGAAGTGGCCTTTGCCGGCCGCTCCAATGCTGGAAAATCCAGCGCCATCAATGCCCTGACGCAGCAGAAAGCGTTAGCGCGGACCTCCAAGACGCCGGGCCGCACCCAGCTGATCAACTTCTTCGGCCTCGCCAACGGCGAAGAGTGCCGTCTGGTGGACCTTCCTGGTTATGGTTATGCCAAGGTGCCGGAGCAGGTCAAGCTCGAGTGGCAGCGCCACCTGGCGGAGTACCTGCAGGAACGTGAATCGCTGCGTGGCCTGGTGCTGCTGATGGACGTGCGCCATCCGCTGACCGAGTTCGACGAGATGATGCTGGGCTGGGCCGACGACAAGAACATGGCGGTTCGCATTCTGCTGACCAAGGCCGACAAGCTGAAGCCGGGGGCGGCCAAGAACGCCCTGCATAACGTGCGCGGCCGGCTGCGGGAGTGGGAGGACTTAGTGTCGGTCCAGCTGTTCTCGGCGCTCAAGCGTCAGGGCGTCGATGAAGTGCATCGTCAGCTTGATGACTGGCTGCTGGGCGACGAGGCGAGCTGA
- a CDS encoding cytochrome c: MRKLLALVSLAITLSAGGVAQAELKGDPAAGREMAQSCAACHGAEGISVVGMFPNLAGQQASYLAKQIRDIRDGNRVVAQMAGQVDNFSDQDAADVAAYFAGKTPNLGQVDAQPEVIDRGEQLYRAGDIAKGIPACTACHSPTGQGIGTAAYPALSGQKTDYIVSTLQAFAAGERANDPNAIMRTIAGKMSDDDMQAVSQYVLGLH, translated from the coding sequence ATGAGAAAGTTACTGGCACTGGTAAGCTTGGCCATCACCCTGAGCGCAGGCGGCGTGGCTCAGGCCGAACTCAAGGGCGATCCGGCAGCGGGTCGCGAAATGGCGCAAAGCTGCGCCGCCTGTCACGGAGCCGAAGGGATCAGTGTCGTAGGCATGTTCCCAAACCTCGCGGGGCAGCAGGCGTCGTATCTGGCCAAGCAGATCAGGGATATCCGCGACGGCAATCGGGTGGTGGCGCAGATGGCCGGACAGGTCGATAACTTCTCCGACCAGGATGCCGCCGACGTGGCCGCCTACTTTGCCGGCAAGACGCCGAACCTCGGCCAGGTCGATGCACAGCCAGAGGTCATCGACCGCGGCGAGCAACTCTACCGTGCCGGCGACATCGCCAAGGGCATCCCGGCCTGTACCGCCTGCCATAGCCCCACCGGACAGGGCATCGGCACCGCTGCCTATCCGGCGCTGTCCGGCCAGAAGACCGACTACATCGTGTCCACGCTTCAAGCCTTCGCGGCCGGCGAACGGGCCAACGATCCCAACGCCATCATGCGCACCATTGCCGGCAAGATGAGCGATGATGACATGCAGGCGGTCTCCCAGTACGTGCTGGGCCTGCATTAA
- a CDS encoding thiol:disulfide interchange protein DsbA/DsbL, producing MFKTLSVALIGLGMSTLAMAAPTVAGQHYEVLDEPVPTRVEDGQIAVTEAFWYGCPHCYKLEEPLNAWVSELPDDVTFQRMPATMGGAWNRHAMAFYAAKQLGIQEAIHDDFFNAIHQDGKQLTDPEEIAAFFSDYGVSEQDALDALNSFGVKSQVNQAHARMRAMQLMGVPALIVDGRYVITPSSAGSLENMPQIAGELIDQVREERDDAS from the coding sequence ATGTTCAAGACACTAAGCGTTGCCCTTATCGGCCTCGGCATGTCCACCCTGGCCATGGCGGCCCCGACGGTTGCCGGTCAGCACTACGAGGTGCTGGATGAACCGGTACCGACCCGCGTCGAGGACGGCCAGATCGCGGTCACCGAAGCGTTCTGGTACGGCTGCCCGCACTGCTACAAGCTCGAGGAACCGCTTAACGCCTGGGTGTCAGAACTGCCCGATGACGTCACCTTCCAGCGCATGCCGGCCACCATGGGCGGTGCCTGGAACCGTCACGCCATGGCCTTCTATGCCGCCAAGCAGTTGGGCATCCAGGAAGCGATACACGATGATTTCTTCAATGCGATCCACCAGGACGGCAAGCAACTGACCGACCCCGAAGAGATCGCTGCCTTCTTCAGCGACTACGGCGTCAGCGAGCAAGACGCGCTCGATGCGCTGAACTCTTTCGGCGTCAAGAGCCAGGTCAACCAGGCCCATGCCCGCATGCGCGCCATGCAGCTAATGGGCGTGCCGGCCCTGATCGTCGACGGCCGCTACGTGATCACTCCGTCAAGCGCCGGCAGCCTTGAGAATATGCCACAGATTGCCGGGGAGCTGATCGACCAGGTCCGCGAGGAACGTGACGACGCCTCATGA
- a CDS encoding endonuclease/exonuclease/phosphatase family protein, which produces MSRAEGHRLHRDGHRLRLLTFNLQVGIQTSAYHHYLTRSWQHLLPHPRRLDRLTMMSDVLRDFDLVGLQEVDGGSFRSGHVNQVEYLARKAGFPHHYQQLNRNLGRVAQHSNGLLSRLTPTRLMEHRLPGTLPGRGAIHARFGTGPNALHLFVAHLALGYRARSRQLDYLSEIISPLNHVVVMGDLNCTPEQLHSHSRFCASLPLDPVLPPLSYPSWQPRRALDHILLSRSLDATEVRVLDQLFSDHLPIAVDITLPEACHAALGNR; this is translated from the coding sequence ATGTCCCGCGCCGAAGGCCATCGGCTGCATCGCGACGGCCACCGCCTGCGCCTGCTGACCTTCAACCTGCAGGTCGGCATTCAGACCTCGGCGTATCACCATTACCTGACCCGCAGCTGGCAGCACCTGCTGCCGCACCCTCGCCGTCTCGATCGTCTGACGATGATGAGCGACGTGCTCAGGGACTTTGACCTCGTCGGCCTGCAGGAGGTCGACGGAGGCAGCTTTCGGTCCGGCCACGTCAACCAGGTCGAGTACCTGGCCCGCAAGGCCGGTTTTCCCCATCACTATCAGCAGCTTAATCGCAATCTGGGCCGGGTCGCCCAGCACAGCAATGGTCTGCTCTCGCGGCTCACGCCCACGCGGCTCATGGAGCATCGCCTACCCGGCACCCTACCCGGGCGAGGCGCCATCCATGCCCGTTTCGGCACCGGCCCCAACGCCCTGCACCTGTTCGTCGCCCACCTGGCGCTGGGCTATCGCGCCCGTTCTCGTCAGTTGGATTACCTGAGCGAGATCATCAGTCCGCTTAACCATGTGGTGGTGATGGGCGATCTGAACTGCACCCCCGAACAGCTGCACTCTCACTCACGGTTCTGCGCCTCCTTGCCGCTAGATCCGGTGCTTCCCCCGCTGAGCTATCCGTCTTGGCAGCCGCGACGGGCGCTGGATCACATCCTGCTCTCCAGGTCCCTCGACGCCACCGAGGTGCGCGTGCTCGATCAGCTGTTTTCCGACCATCTGCCGATCGCCGTCGATATCACCCTGCCAGAGGCATGCCACGCCGCCCTGGGCAATAGGTAA
- a CDS encoding TRAP transporter small permease subunit produces MPPSSTLPGIFARLDQASEWLGKSLAWLILIMMLIQFLIVVLRYAFNFNSIPMQESVMYMHASVFMLAAGYTLKHDGHVRVDIFYRAMTARKKALVDLLGTLFLLLPVMIFVIVSSLGYVDKSWAILEGSPESGGIPGVFLLKTLIPAFAGLMILQGLVEIARNAMIFTGRLAPTHDDDAEELL; encoded by the coding sequence ATGCCCCCCTCTTCCACTCTGCCGGGCATCTTTGCCAGGCTTGACCAGGCCTCCGAATGGCTGGGCAAAAGCCTGGCCTGGTTGATCCTGATCATGATGCTGATCCAGTTCCTGATCGTGGTGCTGCGCTACGCCTTCAACTTCAACAGCATCCCCATGCAGGAATCGGTGATGTACATGCACGCCAGCGTCTTCATGCTGGCCGCCGGCTATACCCTCAAGCACGACGGTCATGTGCGGGTGGATATCTTCTATCGCGCCATGACGGCGCGCAAGAAAGCGCTCGTTGACCTCCTCGGCACCCTCTTCCTGCTGCTGCCGGTGATGATCTTCGTGATCGTCTCGAGCCTTGGCTATGTCGATAAATCCTGGGCGATCCTTGAAGGCTCACCGGAATCCGGCGGTATCCCCGGCGTCTTCCTGCTCAAGACGCTGATCCCTGCCTTTGCTGGCCTGATGATTCTGCAGGGTCTCGTCGAGATCGCACGCAACGCCATGATCTTCACCGGGCGCCTGGCGCCGACCCACGATGACGACGCCGAGGAACTGCTGTAA
- a CDS encoding TRAP transporter large permease subunit: MLEFMPLILFAVICVVLMFGFPVALSLAGTALAFAGFGMGLEALGINAHFDPSFLSAFPNRLYGIMTNQTLLAVPLFVLMGVLLEKSKVAETLLDAMALLFGSLRGGLGISVTLVGMMLAASTGIVGATVVTMGLLSLPTMLKRGYSMPLATGTICATGTLGQIIPPSIALVLLGDVLSSAYQQAQLSMGIFSPKTVSVGDLFMGALVPGLILVALYIAYVAFIAWLKPETAPPANREELMEELGHQGSLFTLLLKGLVPPIMLIIAVLGSILGGFATPTEASAVGAFGALVLALAYRQLDFNTLKEALRSTAHVTTMVFLILIGAALFSLVFRAFGGEELIHEVFNNMPGGVVGATLVVMVVIFLLGFILDFIEITFVVVPIVGPILLAMGLDPIWLGIMIAINLQTSFLTPPFGFALFYLRGVAPESVPTSAIYRGVIPFIGLQLGMLIALAFFPELATWLPAQF; the protein is encoded by the coding sequence ATGCTGGAATTCATGCCCCTGATCCTGTTCGCCGTCATCTGCGTGGTGCTGATGTTCGGTTTCCCGGTCGCCCTGTCGCTGGCAGGCACCGCGCTTGCCTTTGCCGGCTTCGGCATGGGCCTCGAAGCGCTTGGCATCAACGCCCACTTTGACCCCAGTTTCCTGTCGGCCTTCCCCAACCGCCTCTACGGCATCATGACCAACCAGACACTGCTGGCGGTGCCGCTGTTCGTGCTGATGGGCGTGTTGCTCGAGAAGTCGAAGGTTGCCGAGACCCTGCTTGATGCCATGGCATTGCTGTTCGGCTCGCTGCGCGGTGGCCTGGGCATCTCGGTGACCCTGGTCGGCATGATGCTGGCGGCCTCTACCGGCATCGTCGGTGCCACCGTGGTGACCATGGGCCTACTGTCGCTGCCGACCATGCTCAAACGCGGCTACAGCATGCCGCTCGCCACCGGCACCATCTGCGCCACCGGCACCCTGGGCCAGATCATTCCGCCGTCGATCGCCCTGGTACTGCTGGGTGACGTGTTGTCCTCGGCCTATCAGCAAGCACAGCTGTCGATGGGCATCTTCAGCCCCAAGACCGTCTCGGTAGGTGATCTGTTCATGGGTGCCCTGGTGCCCGGTCTGATCCTGGTGGCGCTCTACATCGCCTATGTCGCCTTCATCGCCTGGCTCAAGCCCGAGACGGCGCCGCCCGCCAACCGCGAAGAACTGATGGAAGAGCTTGGCCACCAGGGCAGCCTGTTCACGCTGCTGCTCAAGGGACTGGTGCCGCCGATCATGCTGATCATCGCGGTGCTGGGCTCGATCCTCGGCGGCTTCGCCACGCCCACCGAGGCGTCGGCGGTGGGTGCCTTCGGCGCCCTGGTGCTGGCCCTGGCCTATCGCCAGCTGGACTTCAACACCCTCAAGGAAGCGCTGCGCTCCACTGCCCATGTCACCACCATGGTGTTCCTGATTCTGATCGGGGCGGCGTTGTTCTCACTGGTGTTCCGCGCCTTCGGCGGCGAGGAACTGATCCACGAGGTCTTCAACAACATGCCTGGCGGCGTGGTGGGAGCGACCCTGGTGGTGATGGTGGTGATCTTCCTGCTCGGCTTCATCCTCGACTTCATCGAGATCACCTTCGTGGTGGTGCCGATCGTCGGGCCGATTCTGCTGGCCATGGGGCTCGACCCGATCTGGCTGGGCATCATGATCGCCATCAACCTGCAGACCTCGTTCCTGACACCGCCCTTCGGCTTCGCACTGTTCTACCTGCGTGGCGTAGCGCCGGAGTCGGTACCGACCTCGGCGATCTACCGGGGGGTCATCCCATTCATCGGCCTGCAGCTGGGCATGCTGATTGCCCTGGCTTTCTTCCCGGAACTTGCCACCTGGCTTCCAGCGCAATTCTGA
- a CDS encoding TRAP transporter substrate-binding protein produces MKLKSLVAAVAISTAASGLFLVSSVDNTAQAQETFEWKMVTSWPKNFPGVGQGPERLAKLVDEMSDGRLTIDVYGAGQLVPGFEVFDAVAEGTAELGHSASYYWKGKAPAAQFFAAVPFGMNAQEMNAWLHYGGGMELWNELYEPFGVDVMVAGASGVQMGGWFNEEINSTADLDGLKMRMPGLGGEVMSRMGVAIVNMPGGEIFTSLQSGAIDATEWIGPYNDLAFGLYQAADYYYYPGWHEPTVMFEAIVNDEAMSSLPADLQAILKTAIRDVNADMLDEYTARNNDALETLINEHDVELRRLPDDVLARAKELSAEVVAELGESSEMAKKIYDSYTSFQEKVVNYHAISEQAYYNARNPEGDTTE; encoded by the coding sequence ATGAAACTTAAATCACTCGTCGCTGCCGTGGCCATCAGCACCGCCGCCTCCGGCCTGTTCCTGGTTTCCAGCGTGGATAACACCGCTCAGGCTCAGGAAACCTTCGAATGGAAGATGGTCACCTCCTGGCCGAAAAACTTCCCGGGCGTCGGCCAAGGGCCGGAGCGCCTGGCCAAGCTGGTCGATGAAATGTCCGACGGCCGCTTGACCATCGACGTTTATGGCGCCGGCCAGCTGGTGCCCGGCTTCGAGGTCTTCGACGCCGTCGCCGAAGGCACCGCCGAGCTCGGCCACTCCGCTTCCTACTACTGGAAGGGCAAGGCCCCGGCAGCCCAGTTCTTCGCGGCGGTACCCTTCGGCATGAATGCCCAGGAAATGAACGCTTGGCTGCACTACGGCGGCGGCATGGAACTGTGGAACGAGCTCTACGAGCCGTTCGGGGTCGACGTCATGGTGGCCGGCGCGTCCGGCGTGCAAATGGGGGGCTGGTTCAACGAGGAGATCAACTCCACCGCCGACCTGGACGGCCTCAAGATGCGCATGCCGGGCCTCGGCGGCGAAGTCATGAGCCGCATGGGCGTGGCCATCGTCAACATGCCGGGCGGCGAGATCTTCACGTCGCTGCAGTCCGGCGCCATCGACGCCACCGAGTGGATCGGTCCATACAACGACCTGGCCTTTGGCCTCTATCAGGCGGCCGACTACTACTACTATCCGGGCTGGCACGAGCCGACTGTGATGTTCGAGGCGATCGTCAATGACGAAGCCATGTCGTCGCTTCCGGCCGACCTGCAGGCGATCCTCAAGACCGCGATCCGCGACGTCAACGCCGATATGCTCGACGAGTACACCGCACGCAACAACGACGCGCTCGAAACGCTGATCAACGAGCATGATGTCGAGCTGCGTCGCCTGCCGGACGACGTGCTGGCCCGGGCCAAGGAACTGTCCGCCGAGGTCGTCGCAGAACTTGGCGAGTCCAGCGAGATGGCCAAGAAGATCTACGACTCCTACACCAGCTTCCAGGAGAAGGTCGTGAACTACCACGCCATCTCCGAGCAGGCCTACTACAACGCCCGCAACCCCGAGGGCGACACCACCGAGTAA
- a CDS encoding YqaA family protein, which yields MLSLFLVALASATLLPGGSELWLARLWCQGEPALALWSLATAGNTLGSLINVALGRYARHYQHRRWFPVSPPALARAERGYRRFGETSLLLAWAPVIGDPLTVLAGLFRLPWWRVTLWILIAKGARYALVLWLAGRFLVPLCAG from the coding sequence ATGCTAAGCCTGTTTCTGGTGGCGCTTGCCAGTGCCACCCTGCTGCCTGGAGGCTCCGAGCTGTGGCTGGCGCGGCTGTGGTGCCAGGGCGAGCCAGCGCTGGCCCTGTGGAGCCTGGCCACCGCCGGCAATACCCTGGGCAGCTTGATCAACGTGGCCTTGGGGCGCTATGCCCGCCATTATCAACATCGGCGCTGGTTTCCCGTTTCTCCACCGGCATTGGCGCGAGCCGAAAGGGGCTACCGGCGCTTTGGCGAGACAAGCCTGCTGCTGGCCTGGGCGCCGGTGATCGGCGATCCGCTGACGGTGCTGGCCGGTCTTTTCCGACTGCCCTGGTGGCGAGTCACGCTGTGGATACTGATCGCCAAGGGGGCACGCTATGCGCTTGTGCTGTGGCTCGCTGGGCGCTTCCTGGTGCCGCTTTGCGCCGGATGA
- the thiD gene encoding bifunctional hydroxymethylpyrimidine kinase/phosphomethylpyrimidine kinase yields MSLSPRIPHTLTIAGSDPSGGAGLQGDIKTLSALGTYATNVITAVIAQNTRGVAMVHPVPAEVIRQQLDNLLDDVRIDAVKIGMVASREVAETIHDALLKRRPRWIVLDPVMVAKSGDILVDAEGIRAVREVLVPLADVITPNLPEAAVLLGGEVPTTPDAMETMLPGLQALKAPYVLLKGGHLAGAACPDLLATPTDSAWLPAPRVATDNLHGTGCALSSAIAAKLSRLPVDASQADIVEAIDDAKRWLHAALEASHRLQVGKGRGPVHHFHAWW; encoded by the coding sequence ATGTCCCTCTCTCCTCGCATTCCCCATACCCTGACCATCGCCGGCTCCGATCCCTCGGGTGGCGCCGGCCTGCAGGGCGATATCAAGACGCTCTCGGCGCTCGGCACCTACGCCACCAATGTCATCACCGCGGTGATCGCCCAGAATACCCGCGGCGTGGCGATGGTTCACCCGGTGCCTGCCGAGGTCATCCGTCAGCAGCTCGACAACCTGCTCGATGACGTCCGCATCGATGCGGTCAAGATCGGCATGGTGGCCAGTCGCGAGGTGGCCGAAACGATACACGATGCCCTGCTCAAGCGACGCCCCCGCTGGATCGTGCTCGACCCGGTCATGGTGGCCAAGAGCGGCGACATCCTGGTCGATGCCGAGGGCATCCGGGCGGTGCGCGAGGTGCTGGTGCCACTGGCCGACGTGATCACCCCCAACTTGCCCGAGGCTGCAGTACTGCTGGGTGGCGAGGTGCCCACGACTCCCGACGCCATGGAGACGATGCTGCCCGGCCTGCAGGCGCTCAAGGCACCCTATGTGCTGCTCAAGGGGGGCCATCTCGCCGGTGCCGCCTGCCCGGACCTGCTGGCCACGCCCACCGATAGCGCCTGGCTGCCGGCTCCGCGCGTGGCCACCGACAACCTGCACGGCACCGGCTGTGCGCTGTCCTCGGCGATTGCGGCCAAGCTATCGCGCCTGCCGGTCGATGCCTCCCAGGCTGACATCGTGGAAGCCATCGACGACGCCAAGCGCTGGCTGCATGCCGCACTGGAAGCCAGTCACCGCCTGCAGGTCGGCAAGGGCCGCGGACCGGTACATCACTTCCATGCCTGGTGGTAA
- a CDS encoding universal stress protein: MTRTLLFACDLSAENRAAFGRAIRLALETGARLDVLHVLDPYLPHTALHDLEQAVIAEMERMLTDIREDYALPAPECLIQTVTGAPYAEIIREAHEREVEMIVMGAHRKRGQPDLVAGTTLARVLRGAPCPVVSISHPPTQTWRDILVPVDFSLTCRNALRETLRRFPAAHLTLLHAWELPGERELGSTPNYAQWRDTRVRQLRRQLQAEVETLMTTLDDVPELELELEQGNPETVLMNRLRRQPPDLLALGSRGDWQARGHLSERLLAEPHCDIMVCRAW, from the coding sequence ATGACCCGCACCCTGCTGTTCGCCTGTGACCTATCCGCCGAGAATCGTGCCGCCTTCGGCCGGGCCATCCGCCTAGCGCTGGAGACCGGTGCCAGACTCGATGTCCTTCACGTCCTCGATCCCTACCTGCCACATACGGCCCTGCATGACCTTGAGCAGGCAGTGATCGCCGAGATGGAGCGCATGCTCACCGACATCCGCGAGGATTATGCGCTCCCCGCGCCGGAATGTCTGATCCAGACGGTGACCGGCGCGCCCTATGCCGAGATCATTCGCGAAGCGCACGAGCGCGAGGTCGAGATGATCGTGATGGGCGCCCATCGCAAGCGGGGCCAGCCTGACCTGGTCGCCGGCACCACTCTGGCGCGCGTGCTGCGAGGAGCGCCTTGCCCGGTGGTTTCGATCAGCCATCCACCGACCCAGACCTGGCGCGATATCCTGGTGCCGGTGGACTTTTCGCTGACCTGTCGCAACGCGCTGCGCGAGACCCTCAGGCGCTTTCCCGCCGCGCACCTGACCCTGCTGCATGCCTGGGAGTTACCCGGCGAGCGGGAGCTCGGCTCGACGCCGAACTATGCCCAGTGGCGCGATACCCGTGTGCGCCAGCTGCGCCGCCAGCTGCAGGCCGAGGTCGAGACCCTGATGACCACCCTCGACGATGTCCCGGAGCTGGAGCTGGAACTCGAGCAGGGTAACCCCGAGACGGTGTTGATGAACCGCCTGCGCCGCCAGCCTCCCGACCTGTTGGCGCTGGGCAGCCGCGGTGACTGGCAGGCCAGGGGGCATCTCAGCGAGCGACTGCTGGCCGAGCCTCACTGCGATATCATGGTCTGCCGCGCCTGGTAA
- a CDS encoding chalcone isomerase family protein has product MHLPLMRLVPLIAWLLTVFIAPSALAQDQVEVEGATFPTRIEQQGQTYRLIGSGMFRYLMWDAYAGAYYQASDVPEPAPQSDVPRRLELEYFHAIDAEDFAKATEDTLRDSMSDDAYQQIRQRVEAFSRQYRDVVPGDRYILSWDGKTLSLALNGEKVFADNDLPLAKALFGIWLGDEPLGDDFRDALLGR; this is encoded by the coding sequence ATGCACCTGCCCCTGATGCGACTCGTTCCCCTGATCGCCTGGCTACTGACCGTGTTTATCGCCCCGAGCGCTCTCGCTCAGGATCAGGTCGAAGTAGAAGGGGCAACCTTTCCTACCCGGATCGAGCAGCAAGGGCAGACCTATCGGCTGATCGGCAGCGGCATGTTTCGCTACCTGATGTGGGATGCCTACGCCGGCGCCTACTACCAGGCCAGCGATGTGCCCGAGCCTGCGCCCCAATCGGACGTGCCGAGGCGCCTGGAGCTCGAGTACTTCCACGCCATCGACGCCGAAGACTTCGCCAAGGCCACCGAGGACACCCTGCGCGACAGCATGAGCGACGACGCCTATCAGCAGATTCGCCAGCGAGTCGAGGCCTTCAGTCGCCAGTATCGCGATGTCGTCCCGGGCGATCGCTATATCCTGAGCTGGGACGGCAAGACCCTGAGCCTGGCACTCAATGGCGAGAAAGTCTTCGCGGATAACGACCTGCCTCTGGCCAAGGCCCTGTTCGGCATCTGGCTCGGCGACGAACCGCTCGGGGATGACTTCCGCGACGCCCTGCTGGGGCGCTGA
- the dtd gene encoding D-aminoacyl-tRNA deacylase, whose protein sequence is MRALIQRVSHARVSVAGRETGSIGQGLLVLIGVERDDDEARADKLLHKLLHYRVFSDADDKMNLDLQQVEGGLLLVSQFTLAADTRKGLRPSFSSAAPPAEGERLYQYLVDAARARWSNVACGEFGADMQVELTNDGPVTFLLES, encoded by the coding sequence ATGAGAGCCTTGATTCAGCGCGTCAGCCACGCCCGTGTCAGCGTGGCGGGACGAGAGACCGGTAGCATCGGTCAGGGTCTACTGGTGCTGATCGGCGTCGAGCGCGACGACGACGAAGCGCGGGCCGACAAGCTTCTGCACAAGCTGCTGCACTACCGGGTCTTCAGTGACGCCGATGACAAGATGAACCTCGACCTGCAGCAGGTCGAGGGCGGCCTGCTGCTGGTGTCCCAGTTCACCCTGGCCGCCGACACCCGCAAGGGCCTGCGGCCCAGCTTCTCCAGCGCCGCGCCTCCCGCCGAGGGCGAGCGCCTTTATCAGTACCTGGTCGATGCGGCCCGTGCTCGCTGGTCGAATGTCGCCTGCGGAGAGTTCGGCGCCGACATGCAGGTCGAGCTCACCAACGACGGCCCGGTGACCTTCCTGCTGGAAAGCTGA